The sequence below is a genomic window from Roseivirga misakiensis.
TTCTTTACTGGGCAACATGAAGACTATCACAAACCAACCGATGATGCCGATAAAATTAATTACAAAGGCCTGACTTTCGTGATTCGCTATATAGAACGCTTAATTGATGCGCTTGATGACAACGACAAACTTGCCTTCACAAAGACACAAGATAGCTCAGGTGACTCGCCAAGGTTTACCGTATCGCTTGGAGTAGTACCTGATTACCTTTATGACGGATCAGGCATGAGAATCGATGGTGTGACTGACGGTAAGCCTGCCGCTGAAGCTGGCATGAAAAAAGGAGATATTGTGGTAAAACTAGGTGACTCGACTATTGTAGATATGATGAGCTACATGCGCGCTTTAAGTGGCTTTGCATCCGGTCAACAGACTGTAGTGGAATACAAAAGAGGCGACGAGCTCAAAGCGGCAGAAATAAAATTTAAATGATATTTATCCGCACCTTACTGCTCTTTTTAAAGGACCGCGAATACAGAGGTTTGCTTATGGCTTCCGCCTTTATCGTGACTGTAGGTACAGTGGTATATCATTATGTTGAGGGCTGGAACTGGCTAGACTCGCTTTACTTTTCAGTGATCGCCTTAACGACTATCGGCTTCGGAGATTTTGCTCCCCAAACAGACCTCGGAAAGGCGTTTACTATTGTTTATATCATCGTTGGGGTAGGATTGATACTAGCTTTTATCAATACAGTCTACCTTCATTTTAGCCGTTTCCGATCAAATAACGACGAAAAATAAATTTTTCTCAATCTTTTTAGTCAGCATTGAACTCTTTTTTAGAATGAACGTTCTATTATTGAAATTATAATTCTGGAACAATCATTCTAAAAACAAAATAATGACAAAATTAAACAACAAAGTAGCCGTAATCACGGGCGGAAGTACAGGCATAGGTCTAGCAACAGCTAAAACATTCCTTGCCGAAGGTGCAAAAGTGGTCATCACTGGAAGAACACAAGAAACACTTGACGCGGCAGTGGCGGAAGTCAACAATGACAACCTAACTGCGATTCAATCAGATACTTCCAAATTAGATGAAATCGATACACTAGCAGCCCAGGTAAAAGAACAGTTTGGTACTATCGATATTCTTTTTGCTAATGCAGGTATCGCTTGGTTTGCTCCTATAGATCAAGTGGATGAAGCTTTCTTCGATGCACACTTTAATACAAATGTTAAAGGACTATTTTTCACAATCCAAAAACTACTCCCAATCTTCAATGATGGCGGATCAATCGTGTTAAACGCTTCTGCCGTGGTGCATAAAGGCTTTGAAAACGGAAGTGTTTACTCTGCTACAAAGGGTGCTGTGAGAAATTTAGCTCGTACAATTTCGACAGACTTGGCACCAAGAAACATCCGTGTGAATGTAGTAAGCCCTGGACCTATCGAAACACCGATTTATGGAAAGATGGGAATGTCTGAGGAGCAATTAGCTGGTATGGCTGAAGGCTTTGCAGCAATGGTACCGATGAAAAGATTTGGTGCTTCTGATGAAGTAGCTAAAGCTGTGCTTTTCTTAGCGTCAGATGACTCATCTTATGTTTTAGGGGAAGAAATATTAGTTGATGGCGGGATAGCAACGATCTAAGTTGCTAATTCTGGAACGTTCAGTTAAATTTAAAATGAAATGGTTGTCTTGGCATGAAGCATTAGTCGAGATAACCATTTCTAAAAGAAATTGAGACCATGGCTAGGACCAAAAATTTTGTTGAAAGTGAAGCGCTAGATAAAGCACTTGACCTGTTTTGGCAAAAGGGTTTTCATGCTACTTCTATCCAAGACTTGGTGAACCATTTGGGCATAAATCGCGCTAGCATTTATGATACTTGGGGCGACAAACATGGTCTTTATCTAGAAACACTTAAGCAATACCGAAGACATTCTTCAGGTCAATTTCTCGAGAAGTTACGCTCTCAAAAAACGGCTAAAGAAATCGTCCGAGACTTCTTGACTGATATAGTTGAAGACTCTTCTCAAGACGAGCTTAAGCGTGGTTGTTATTTGTCAAATTCCGCTACAGAACTTGCCTACTGTGATGAAAATGTAAACCATATGTTTACTGACAATCGCATGAAAATGGAAGCTGTTTTGAATGAGTTGATCAAAGAAGGGCAAGAAGCCGGAGAGTTTTCGACCAAACATAGTAGTGAATCATTCGCACGATTTATTTTCAATACCGCTGGGGGGCTTCGGCTTTTGGCCAAAGGCGAAATTTCTAAAGAAGAAATGGCCGA
It includes:
- a CDS encoding glucose 1-dehydrogenase, whose translation is MTKLNNKVAVITGGSTGIGLATAKTFLAEGAKVVITGRTQETLDAAVAEVNNDNLTAIQSDTSKLDEIDTLAAQVKEQFGTIDILFANAGIAWFAPIDQVDEAFFDAHFNTNVKGLFFTIQKLLPIFNDGGSIVLNASAVVHKGFENGSVYSATKGAVRNLARTISTDLAPRNIRVNVVSPGPIETPIYGKMGMSEEQLAGMAEGFAAMVPMKRFGASDEVAKAVLFLASDDSSYVLGEEILVDGGIATI
- a CDS encoding potassium channel family protein yields the protein MIFIRTLLLFLKDREYRGLLMASAFIVTVGTVVYHYVEGWNWLDSLYFSVIALTTIGFGDFAPQTDLGKAFTIVYIIVGVGLILAFINTVYLHFSRFRSNNDEK
- a CDS encoding TetR/AcrR family transcriptional regulator, which gives rise to MARTKNFVESEALDKALDLFWQKGFHATSIQDLVNHLGINRASIYDTWGDKHGLYLETLKQYRRHSSGQFLEKLRSQKTAKEIVRDFLTDIVEDSSQDELKRGCYLSNSATELAYCDENVNHMFTDNRMKMEAVLNELIKEGQEAGEFSTKHSSESFARFIFNTAGGLRLLAKGEISKEEMADVVDVAISALN